A window of the Gossypium arboreum isolate Shixiya-1 chromosome 2, ASM2569848v2, whole genome shotgun sequence genome harbors these coding sequences:
- the LOC108480569 gene encoding auxin transporter-like protein 5, with product MSCSVCIYIPNISILFSSPPSLELSIDPFLALKQHYPYYHLRKSCRGNKTEVEECEEGKQIMASSDKVVETVIVGNYVEMETEGKPKGMKSKIPNLFWHGGSVYDAWFSCASNQVAQVLLTLPYSFSQLGMLSGILFQLFYGLMGSWTAYLISILYVEYRTRKEREKVDFRNHVIQWFEVLDGLLGKHWRNVGLAFNCTFLLFGSVIQLIACASNIYYINDNLDKRTWTYIFGACCATTVFIPSFHNYRIWSFLGLIMTTYTAWYLTVASLLHGQVEGVKHSGPTKLVLYFTGATNILYTFGGHAVTVEIMHAMWKPQKFKAIYLIATLYVLTLTLPVAAAVYWAFGDMLLDHSNAFSLLPRTPFRDMAVILMLIHQFITFGFACTPLYFVWEKAIGMHECKSLCKRAAARLPVVVPIWFLAIIFPFFGPINSTVGSLLVSFTVYIIPALAHIFTFRSATARENAVEQPSKYFGRWVGTYTINVSVVVWVLIVGFGFGGWASMTNFIHQIDTFGLFTKCYQCPPPASAVSPPPHGHNATAAAPLHHPFNHTRRP from the exons ATGTCTTGcagtgtatgtatatatatacccaATATATCTATACTATTTTCTTCACCACCTTCGCTTGAGTTATCTATCGATCCTTTTCTTGCATTGAAACAACACTACCCATATTATCATTTGAGGAAAAGCTGTAGGGGAAATAAAACAGAAGTGGAAGAGTGTGAGGAAGGGAAACAGATAATGGCAAGTAGTGATAAGGTGGTGGAGACTGTGATTGTTGGGAATTATGTGGAGATGGAAACTGAAGGAAAGCCTAAAGGCATGAAAAGCAAGATTCCTAATCTCTTTTGGCATGGTGGTTCTGTTTATGATGCTTGGTTTAGCTGTGCTTCTAATCAG gTAGCTCAAGTGTTGCTTACATTGCCATACTCATTTTCTCAACTGGGGATGCTTTCTGGAATTCTCTTTCAGCTGTTCTATGGTTTGATGGGTAGCTGGACAGCTTATCTGATCAGCATACTCTATGTGGAATATAGAACaaggaaagaaagagagaaagttGATTTCAGGAACCATGTCATTCAG TGGTTTGAGGTTCTTGATGGGCTCCTTGGGAAACACTGGAGGAACGTGGGTTTGGCATTTAACTGCACTTTTCTTCTGTTTGGATCTGTCATTCAACTCATTGCTTGTGCAAG TAACATATATTACATAAATGATAATCTGGACAAGAGGACTTGGACATACATCTTTGGGGCTTGTTGTGCAACTACTGTCTTTATTCCTTCATTTCATAATTACAGAATCTGGTCTTTTCTTGGCCTTATAATGACCACCTACACTGCATGGTATCTCACCGTTGCTTCCCTCCTCCATGGCCAG GTTGAGGGAGTTAAACATTCTGGTCCTACCAAGCTGGTGTTATATTTCACAGGTGCCACCAACATTCTGTATACATTCGGGGGACATGCTGTTACTGT GGAAATCATGCACGCAATGTGGAAGCCTCAAAAGTTCAAGGCCATATACCTGATAGCAACACTGTATGTGCTGACACTGACACTTCCCGTGGCTGCTGCTGTATATTGGGCATTCGGAGACATGCTTCTCGATCACTCAAATGCCTTTTCTCTTCTCCCAAGAACTCCCTTTAGAGATATGGCTGTCATTTTAATGCTCATCCACCAG TTCATAACATTTGGATTTGCATGCACTCCACTGTACTTTGTATGGGAGAAAGCAATTGGGATGCATGAGTGTAAGAGCCTGTGCAAGCGAGCGGCAGCAAGATTGCCAGTGGTGGTTCCCATTTGGTTTTTGGCCATTATTTTCCCATTCTTTGGACCAATAAACTCCACCGTGGGATCCCTCCTTGTTAGCTTCACTGTCTACATAATTCCAGCACTGGCTCACATTTTCACCTTCAGATCAGCAACTGCTCGAGAG AATGCAGTGGAGCAACCATCCAAGTACTTTGGAAGATGGGTTGGGACATATACCATAAACGTGTCTGTTGTGGTGTGGGTTCTAATTGTTGGGTTTGGATTTGGTGGATGGGCGAGCATGACAAATTTCATACATCAGATTGACACATTTGGGCTCTTCACAAAGTGTTACCAATGTCCACCACCAGCATCGGCAGTCTCACCACCACCCCACGGCCATAATGCCACCGCCGCTGCTCCGCTACACCACCCTTTCAACCACACTCGTCGCCCCTGA